The following nucleotide sequence is from Mesotoga sp. UBA6090.
TGAAAGTCTCTAAAAAGGACTTGAGCTTCGAGATAGACGAGAAAGAGGCGAAGGCCGTCCGCAAAATCTTTGAGATGAGAGCCGAAGGCGTCCCCATTATGCAGATAGTGAGGAATGTCAATCTGGCGGGGTGGAAGACTAGGCGTGGCAAGGCCTTCACAAATGCATCCATCGACTGGATCCTTTCAAACGAGAAATATAAAGGCATTTACTCCTTTAACGATCGAAAAAAGAAAGGCCGGTTCAATTACTACAAAGGCGAGGTCGTCCGGGTGGATTTGCCCGAATTAGCGATAAGCCCCGCGACCTCTGGCAAAGAGTTCAGAAAATGCCGGGTGTTCAGAAAGAGTCAAAACTCCTCTATCTCCTGAAAGGCAAATTGATTTGCGGCGACTGCGGCTTCACTCTTTCGGGGGTTCTTACGGAGGCGGAAAAAACAAAGGCGGTTCTTATTACTGCTGGAACTGCCGGAAGCGCCACAACAAATACCTGAAAATCGGCAGGGACAAGATAGAAAACGTGATCGTTCACTATCTCAAAGAACAGGTCTCCAATGTTGACGTTGGGGAAGTCACGGATATGGCGAATGAAAAGATAGAATCTCAGTCGCAGAAAGGGAGAGCGGAAGAGATTGCCAACGAACTCCAAACAATTGAAACGGCCATTCAAAACATAACAAGAGCCGTGGAATCCGGTACTTACTCCCAAAGTCTCTTGAATCGTCTTTCGGAAATCGAAAGAGACAAAGAAAAGCTACTAGAGGAAAGAACGAAGGTCAGACTTCAGCTGGTGCGCTTTTCAAAGGTCACCGTCGATGAAATGAAGGACTTCCTTGATACCTTCCTCGGCGATGATTCATTTGTCGCTCATGAAGATTTCGTCGATTTTACGCTTTCAAGTACAAAGATAATATGGAAAGATCCTCGGATCGTTGAAATGGTGTCGATCTTCGGCACTCAAAAAATCCCGCTCCCTTAATCCGTGGTGTTGAAGGTGCAGGGCTTCCTGACCACCTGTTTATCCACTGACACATATATCTAAGCCCGATTTCAAGGTAATCTTGGAATCGGGTTAGTTTTTATGTTAACAGCCGGACTTGAACCCGAATTTGCCCGAATTTCGGGCGCGTTTGAAAGTTCTCGGAGCGCGTCCTGTTTTGCGTTTTGAGGCAGGTCGTCTACACCGACCTCACTTACCGCAATTCTACAAAACCGGTAATAAGAGAGCTTGAGGAGTCGCTGTCGGGGGCGGCTCGTCTGGCTTCACTGTCAATTTCAGATCTCGATCTCTACGCTGCGAGCTGGAGTATGAACAGGGATTTTGCAAGCATGAGAAGTGAAGTTATGGGCCCTCTACAAGACTGGTCGTTCGAGGTGCTCGGAGAGCATGAGAGAATCGACAACTGGGAAAACTATCCTCGAGATCTTCGAAGAGACGGTTCCTCTGATTGTGGAGCTTCTGAGGCTAATGGAGTACAAAAACCCCGTTCTCGGCGATATTGCAGAGGAGCTGTCGAAGCTCTCTTATGTGCTCGATGCGGTTGGTTTGCTTACTCTTGCATATGAGGTTTCGTTGAAAGCCGATAAGCTTACAACGATGGCAGGAAAGCTCGATAGAGTCAACGAATATCTCTTTTCCGAAGCTGGTTACTAGAGGTCTCTCATCAGTATCTTTTCATCATCGTCCCACTCGCCGGTATCGACAAAGCCCAGCTTCAGGTAGAGCTTGAGCGGGGAAGGGTCGCTGACGGCGCACGAGATGAAGAGCTTCTCGTAACCCTGGGCCTTGAGATATTCAATCAACAAGAGGATAGCGTCTCTTCCATATCCCATCTTCTGATACTTGCCCCCGATCATGAAGCGCCATATGGAGGCGTGCTTGACATCTTTCATTCTCGGATCAGGCGTGAAATCCAGCATAATGAAGCCCACCATTTCATCTCCCGCATAGATCGCCCGAAACCAGGCGTTCTTCGCGAAGTGGGCTTGAGCGATCGAAACTGCATTTGAGGCTACGGCCCTTTCCTGTCCTTCGAGCAGCGTGCCACTCAAGCGGATAGCGTCGAGCACCGTCTCCTCCGTTATCTCTTCGAATCTAACCTTATGTTGCATAGTTCCTCCCGATGTCGCGGCTATTGCCTATGCTCCAGTCAAAACGTAAGAGACACATGGGCAAAGCCATGATCTTTTTTTTGGTCGGTTGCAACGACCGGAAAACGCTCTTCCTTGCAGCATTATATCATCGGGCTGCACTCAAGCCACATCAAGTCCTGGAAGAGCCAGCTGGGTTGTGTAGAGGCTGTAATAGAAACCCTTCATACTGATCAGTTCATCGTGAGTGCCGCTTTCTATTATCCTTCCATTATCGATCACGAAAATTCTGTCTGCGTTCTTGATTGTACTGAGTCTGTGAGCCACAACGAAGCTGGTGCGGCCCTTCATCAGATTCCGCATCGCCTCCTGAATGTGCATCTCCGTTCTGGTATCGACATTGCTAGTAGCTTCATCGAGTATTAGTATCTGGGGATCTATTAGCATTATCCGGGCGATCGCCAGCAACTGCCTCTGCCCGCGGCTGATGGTGTCCCCGCTAGAGGATAGAACCGTTTCATACCCTTCCGGCAGTCCCATTATGAAGTGATGGGCGTTTGCCATCTTTGCTGCCTCTATTATCTCTTCATCTGAAGCGTCCTGTCTTCCATAACGAATATTGTCTTTAATGGTGCCCATAAACAGCTGTGTATCCTGCAGAACAATGCCGAGCTCTCTCCTGAGCTGCTCTCTGTCGAAGCTCGATATATCATGACCGTCTATCATAATTTTTCCGTCCTCTATGTCGTAGAACTTCGTAAGAAGATTCACGATTGTGGTCTTGCCCGCACCCGTAGGTCCCACCAGCGCGACGATCTGCCCTGGCTCGGCCGTGAGAGAGACATCCTTCAATACTCTGGTCTTGCCGTCGTAACTGAAGTCAACTTCTTCAAGCGTTACTTCTCCCTCGATTTTCTGCGGGAAGAAGGTCTCTTCCGCTCTCTTTTCCCCTTTTTCGTCAAGGATTTCGAAGACCCTCTCGGCCCCCGCTAGAGCTGCCTGAATCGCATTGAACATCTGTGCTATCTGATTTATCGGTCGGTTGAACTGGCCGACATATACGATGAAGCTGGCGACCAATCCAACAGAAACTATCCCCTTCACGGACATCCACCCTCCGGCAAAGGCGACTATTGCATAACCAAAGTTGTTTACCATATTCATTATCGGTCCGAAGGAGCCTGCGAATATCTGGGCCATAATTGCAGACCTGCGATAAGACTCGTTTATAGTCTGGAATTCTTGAACGGTCGACTCTTCCCTGCCGTAGGCTTTCACGACTTTGGCTCCGGAGATCCTCTCTTCGACGTAACCGTTGAGTTCGCCAAGAGCCTTCTGTTGAGCGAGGAAGTTCTTTCTGCTCTGTTTCGCTATTATGCCCGTCACAACCAAAACGAATGGAACGGTAGACATCGCGACCAGTGCCAGGATCGGATTGAGAAAAAACATGATGACTACTATCCCGACAAGCGTCAGAAGACTGCTCACAAGCTGAGTAACGCTTTCACTAAGAGTATGGGATATGTTGTTTATATCGTTGGTCAGTCTGCTCATCAGTTCTCCGTGCGGCTTGGCATCGAAAAATTTGACCGGCAGCGTCTGAAATTTGTCGAAGAGGTCTTGCCTGAGTCTCCTTATGCTTCTCTGCGCCACTCCAACCATGGTGTAGCCCTGGAGCCAGAGGAAGAAAGATGAAGATATGTAGACTGCAGCCATGACAATCGAAATCATTGCGAGACCGGCCGTGTCGCCCACGAGCATATATTTGTCGATAGCTACTCCCAGAAGAAAGGGACCGAAGACGCTGGCACCGGTGGCCAGTATCGTAAATGCTATTGCAAGTATCAGACCTTTCTTCTCATTTCTGAAGTATCCTACTAGTCTCAGAACGGTCTGCTTCGAGTTCTTAGGCTTCTGAACGGGTCGCGCTCTGCCTGCTCCAGGTCCGCCTCTCCCCGGGCCGGCCGGCATGGTAACTTCGGGTTGAGTTGCTTTCTTCTCTTCATGCATTCGCTTCACCTACCTCACCAAACTGAGACCTGTAGATATCCCTGTACAGATCGCTTTCCTTCAGCAGTTGTTTGTGGGTTCCACTTCCTGCTATCTTTCCATCATCTAGGAGGAATATCCTGTCGGCATTTACTACTGAGCTTATCTTCTGAGCAATGATTATCTTTGTGCAATCCAGCTCTTTGCCAATTGCCCTCATGACCTCGGACTCCGTCTTTGCATCCAGAGCACTCGTGCTGTCGTCAAAGATTAGGATTGGTGATCTCATCGCTACGGCCCGCGCGATCGCCATTCTCTGCTTCTGGCCGCCAGAGAGGTTCGTCGCCATCTGGCTCAGGTGGGCGTCGTGTTTCTCTGGAAGAGTGTCGACAAAACTTGCGATTCTTGCAACTTCGGCCGCCTTGGCGATTTCTTCGTCACTGGCACCCGGCCTTCCGTAACTTATGTTGTCCTTGATCTTACCTGAGAAGAGAACGGCTTCCTGGAATACCATGGATATGTTCTTTCTCAACTCGTGGCGTGAAATCTCCTTTATATCTATTCCATTCAAAAGAATTTTGCCGGAATCTACTTCGTACAGCCGGGGAAGAAGACTGACCAGGGACGATTTGCCCGATCCCGTGTCGCCAAGAAAAGCGACCGTCTCACCTTGATTGATCGTGAAGTTGAGATTGTGGAGAATCTTGTTGCCTCCCCCATCGTAGCTGAAGTCAACATTCTCAAAGACAATCGGACCCCTAAGGTCATGGGATATGCCTGCCTTCACATCTTCTTCTTCGCTCTCTTCAAGGACTTCGGCAACTCGTTTGGCGGAGGCCTGCGCTCTGGAGACAAATACGAGCATCATTCCGATCATCATCATCGACATGAGCATTCTTCCCAGGTAGTTTACGAATGCCATTATCTGGCCCGTCTGCATCCCTCCGGCTTCGACCTGAATGCCTCCGAACCAGATCACTGCAACGATTCCAAGGTTCAGTATCAGAGAAAGAAGAGGCATAATGATTACCATGGTCCTCGCAGCTTTCATAGCTATCTGTGTGTACTTCTCGTTTGCATCTTCAAACTTGCTAGATTCAAACCTGGCGGATGCGAAGGATTTGACGACTCTTATTCCCAGGAGATTGTCCCTGACCCGTGTATTGACATTGTCCATCTCCTGCTGAACGCGCGAAAAGAGAGGCAAGACTCTTTTCATGATCGCGAAAGTCAGGTAAGTTACGAGCGGAATGACAACCAGGAATATGAGAGAGAGTTTCCAGCTAATCAGCAAGGACATGATCAAGCTTCCAATGAAAAGCATCGGTGCCCTCACAAACATTCTCAGCAAAATCATTATAAACTGCTGAAACTGAACTATATCGTCTGTGATTCTCGTAATAAGTGAGCCGGTGCCGAACTTGTCGAGTTTCGCAAATGAGAGATACTGAACCTTTGTGAAAACACTTCGCCGTATATCTGCCCCGGCATTCTGAGCAGCCAGGGAAGAGAATATGACGCAGGCGATTCCTCCCAGCACACCGATGAAGGTAATAATCAGCATCTTCGTTCCTGCGCTCACGACTACGTCAAGATTCTGATTCATGATACCTACATCTATGATTTCCTCAAGAAGCTTTGGCTGAAAAAGATCTATCGCAACTTCGAGAAACATTGCCAGAGGAGCCAGAACGACGAAGATCCAGTAAGGCTTCAAAAACTTGAACAGTCTTTTCATCTAGTCTTCCACCCCGCATTTCGTTGTTTAGGTAGGTCAGGTCAAGATTATCACTTCGAAAGGCTTTCTTTGAGCTTCTTCAAGAACCGCTCGAGCAGGTCGCGCTCCTCTGCAGAAAATGCAGAAAAGGTTTGTCTTTCTACGTCGAGCATCGTTTTCTCCAGTTCTTCCTCGATCTCTCTGCTTTTTGCCGTCAAGTAGATCCTGAAGACTCTCATATCCGATTTATCCTGCCTTTTGTGGATAAAGCCAGACAGCTCCATCCTCTGAATCATCTTGCTAACAGTGGCAGGTGAAAGGCCCATCTCTTTTGAGATCTCCCCCACAGTTCTTCCATCCCTTTCGAAGAGAATGAAAAGCAGTGGAGGCTGGCCTCTGTGAAGACCAAACCTGGAGAAGATCAAGCGCTTCTTCATGAAGTTTGCCCTGCAGACGTCAATCAGTAGTTTATCCAGTTTTCCGGTCTCTTTCATCTTTCAATCCTCACACGAAAAGTATTTAGTCGGCTAAATAATTCTAACAGATCTCGATTCCTTTTTCATTGCTTCGAACGGGGAGATTCAAATCTCTGCAGGGTGACGGTGCGCTTTCGGTCGAATTGTCGTATGATATACTTTTCATTATCGGGCCTGGACGAATTGGCGGATTATATTTTGAGGTGAGAGTTGGAGAGCGATAGAGGACATTATTTAGGCTTTATTTGGCACGCCTCGTTTCTTGCACTGACAATGGCCTTTGTTGAGGTGAATACTGTCCTTCCATCGATGATCTTGGCGGCAGGAGGAGGGAGCTTTGCAATAGGTCTCGTTACTGCAATTTCGACGGGGATTCCTCTTCTGGCTCAATTAACATTCGCTGGATACCTTATGTCGAAACGGATGAAGAAACCATATTTGCTTCTTGGCATCTATTTGAGAGTCGGCGCCCTCTTCTCCATAGGCTTTCTATTGCTTTCGCCTATCGGAGGCATCGCTCTTCTCGTACTCCTTTTTTCCGTAATCTCCGTCTTTTCCTTTGGAGGCGTCTTCGCGGGAATCAGTTACACTCATCTGCTCGGTCAGTCAATACTGAAGCAGGATAGACGCGGGTTCATGTCGTACAGACAGATTGCTGGGAGCGCATTGTCACTTCTCGGAGGCTTCGTCGCAAAGTACATAGTTGGAAACGTGAGTTATCCGGTCAACTATTCGCTGTTGTTCTTCATTGGAGGGAGTTCGCTGTTGTTCTTCATTGGAGGGAGTTCGCTGTTCGTTGCTTCGCTTGGATTCGCGGGAGTACGGGAGAGGGAGGTTCAGGGAAGTGAAATTCCCGGATTCTGGAAGATCATGAAGAGCATTCCAAAAACACTGAAGGACGATGCGAACCTGCTTAACTACATTGTCTTCATCAACCTCACCGGTTTCGGATTGGTCTTGATCCCGTTCTATGTACTCTTGGCAAAGGACAGCTTCGGGTTGAGCGGAAGCGATGTGGGCAGTTTTCTCCTGTTTCAGATGATAGGTATGCTTGGAGCCGGGGTTCTGTGGAATCGCTTTCTCAAAAGGAGAGGTTTGAAAAGACTGCTTATAACCTGCGCAACGATTGGCAGCTCGATTCCACTAATTGCATATCTTCTCTCAACCACCTCGCCGAACTTCTATCTGATAGTCTTTTTCCTTTCAGGGATCACGCTGAGCGCACGAAAAATCGGATTTGAGTGGCTTCTTATAGAAATCTCCAGCAATACGAACAGGGCTTTGTATACAGGTGTATCGGGCGCGCTCAGTCTTGTGACCGCTCTTCTTCCTTTGATCCTGGGTAGTGTGCTGCGGCTTTTGGGCTTTCCGGTCGTTCTGGTTATCTCCAGCATCGCTATCGCCTCGGGAATGTATTTCATTAGGAAGATCGATATCACTGATGACCTGGGATGAAAGAACTGCTGCTTTGCGCAGCTATTATCCTCGTTTTAGCGCTTCCCCATGACCGACCAAACACCTTAGTAAAACTGCAGTTTACTTACTGCGAGCGCGGAACTGCCGGACCTGGAGATTACGAAATGAGAAGAATCAGAAGGAGAGTGATCACTGCAGTCTTGTGTTGGCTACCCTATTTGGCCCTAGGGGAGCCCGGTTCACTCATTTTGAAGACAAATGCCTTGCTTCACATGTTTGGCCCAATATTAGTAATGATAGATGAGATACAATTGAATGTGAAAGTGAAGCTGGTTCTGCTTTGTCTTCGCCAAGATGTGAGAGACGCAGATGAGAGCAACTACGAGATATCGCTTGAGAATGCTTCCGATTTCGGGCGGCAGATCCAGAAAGTAAGGAGTTGGAAAAATGATTAAGGAAGTAGAGTTAGATAATCTTCCCGGAAGGTTCAGAGAGATTTTTTCTGGTTGTCTGGGAAGACCGGAGCAGTCCGACGAAGTATTGAAGATGTATCAGGCTCCGGAGAGAAGGCTCTTTGTGATGAGACAGGGAGGAAGCATAGTTGCTGTAGCCGGTTTGAAGCTCCATGAACTTGAAGAACCCGAGCTTCTGCATCTTGCCGTCAGGAAAGACAAGCGAAGGAGCGGTTTCGGCAGCACACTCATAAAAACAATGATAAATTCCTTCATGATAGATACTCTTGCAGTGTGGACAGACGAAGATGCCGTCGGTTTCTATGAAAAGATAGGGTTCGATATTGTGAATGAAATTCAGACTCAGAACGGACTGGTTCGCTACAAACTCCGATTTTCTCGCTTTAAATCCCCTGGGAGGTTAGAAACGTGAAGATCTTATTCCTAAATAGATTTGACAGATACTGGGAAGGAAAGGTTGAAGAGCTTGCAAGAGCATTTCCCGAACATTCCTTCATCTCTTACTCCAGCAACAGTGATCCGAAAGCCCATATTTCCGATGCCGAGGTAATAGTAAAAGGGAATCTTTCGCAAGCCGACCTCGATAAAGCCAGGAATCTCAGAATGGTTGTCGTTCCCTGGACTGGCGTTGATGGTCTGCCACTTGAACGGCTAAGAGAACGTGGCGTCATCGTTTCAAACACCCATGAGAATGCCGAGGTCGTTGCCGAAAGAGCCGTAGCTCTGGCCTTAGCTGTTACGGGAAGAGTGGTCGAACTTCATAATGATCTTGCTCAGGGAGTATGGTTGGGTCGGCCGTCCAATAAGGAGGCGACCTGGTACTCCATCATCGGGAAGCGATGCTCTATTCTCGGCCTGGGCAGAATTGGGCAGGCGATAGCAAAACTGATCAGCGGCTTTGAATGCGAAGTAACGGGATTCAAAAGAACGCCCGGCGGCGAGTTTCCTTACGTGAAGAGAATAACAGACGATATTCACGATGCCGTTCGGGCCGGTGATCTTGTCTTCGTTGCTCTTCCGCTAACGAAAAAGACAGCTGGGATTATCGGTTCCGATCTGCTAAGTCAGATGAAGGGCAAGTACCTGGTCAATGTGAGCAGGGGAAGAGTAATCGAGGAGCGGGCACTGTACGATGCTCTGAAGAGCGGAACTCTCGCCGGCGCGGCAATAGATGTCTGGTACGAGTATCCCTCAAGTGATCGGCCCGCAACACTTCCATCGAGATATCCAATTCATAGGTTTTCCAATGTAGTCATGTCGCCTCACGTCGGAAGCTGGTCGGTGGAGAGTATGCAGTCAATGGTGAATGGCGCCTTAAAGAACATTGAGAGTTTTCTTCTTAAGGGAAAGCCGGAGGAAGAGATCGATCTTGACGAATTGTACTAGCCGTCTGGTGAAGAGAAGTCGCTATTTCTTCACCAGTGCACGTTTCGGCTGAAGATAAATTGTGTGTTAAAATCTGGTTGAGAAAGCTTTTCGATGAGGGGTGTCCTTGAATGCCTTTAATCAGAGGTCCCGGCTTCAGCCTTTCCAGAAGATTGACTGGCTTTGCTGCCAGCCTGTCAGGCCTTGCTGGTGTTATTCTCGCCGTGGTTCTGATTCTTCTTCTGGGGGTTCTACTTTCATTTGCCGAGATAGCCAGGGGAAGAAGGGAGTTTTCGGACAGGCTTTTGAGACAGGGTAGATTTGTCCAGAGCGGTCTCAATTTGGACGAACTCTCGAGGCTTTCAGGGAGCATAGAAGATCTGGACAACCCTGAATACTGGAGACTCAAGAGCCAACTGGAGCAAACTAATGCGCTATTTCCTCAATACCGCTTCATCTACCTGATGGGACAGAAGGAAGATGGAGAGTTGTTCTTTTTCATTGATTCCGAGCCGCCCGGTTCAGATCACGAATCTCTTCCAGGAGACATTTACGCCGATGCAAAAGAGTACGATCTCGAGGTCTTTCGGGAGAAGAAGGCCAGGGTGCTGCCGGTAATTACTGACAGCCGGGGAACCTGGGTATCCGTAATGGTTCCCGTAATTGATGAGAATTCGGGCAGACTGCTTGCCATGCTCGGCATAGACGTTGAAGCCGATGACTTCTGGAAATCCGTTCTGTCTTATGCGATTAAGCCCGTAGTTTTCTCTCTGGTTCTGGTATTGATGGCGATACTCTCGGGATTCTTCATCATCCGCAGAGACAAACTGGCACCTGAGAAAAAGGAAAAGAGAGTTCAAAGGTACCTTGAGGCGATCGTCTTTGCCGCATTTGGACTCGCTGCCACTATCATGGTCTCATCTCTGGTTCATGACAGGCAAGTGGCTGCTCGGAACGATGCCTTTGCCGATCTGGCCGCAAGTCATGTAACTTCGCTTTCCAGAGCGATGAAGAATACTAGAGACTTTCAGGTCGAGGCTCTTGCCAGGTTCTTTGAGTCAAGCAGCTTTGTCGACAGGCAGGAGTTCTTGAACTACGTCGGTTATCTCTCGAAAAACAACGGATTGATTTCCTGGTTCTGGATTGAGAGAGTTTCGCCGGGCGGGATAGAGTCGTTCGAAGAAGGTATCAGAAGGGAAGGCTTTCCGGACTTCTTCGTTTGGGAACCGGGTAAATCTGGCGGAAAGGAAAGAGTTCTAGATCGCGAGTCATATTACCCGATACAGTACATTGAGCCTCTAGAGAGCAGCAGGAATCTGCTGGGACTAGACCTGGGATCTATCGGGTCGGTAGGCGAAGCAATTGAAAAGGCAACTGCTTCAAAACTGATGAGGGCAAGCGATCCTGTCGTAATTCCGACGGACGAAGAGAAAGCCCTCCACTTCTTTGTTTTCAGACCGATTCTCGCGGAGATAGCGGAAGGTTATGCAGGGTTCGTAGGGGCTATCTTTCATTCAGACGCATTTCTAAGCGCCGTTACCAATACCCTCAATACCGGAGATCCAACCGTTGCCCTGGGGCTTTATCAGATCGACTCGGACGGAAAACCTGTACTGCTGTTTTCTACCGCACAGGAATCGGATTCTCATGTTTATGAGTCTGCAGAGACTTCCATATGGCACTATCCGGAAAGTCAGCACAGCATTGCCGTTCCGGTAATGCTGTTCGGGAGGCTTTTTGTGATTCTTGCCCATCCAGGGCCGGACTTTGGAGTCGTGTACCCCATAAACAATTGGATCTTCTTTCTCGCGATCGGACTGACTGTAACTCTGTCGCTTGCGATCCTGATCGGGTCACTGAGTAACAGAAGCTTCCATCTTGAAAGAGAAGTCGAGAAACGCACCGAAGAGCTAAGAGAGAGTCTGGAGATTGTTTCAAAGACGATGGAGGCATCGGTGAATGTTCTCGCTTCGGCCGTAGATCTCAGGGATCCTTATACCTCCGGTCATCAAAGGAGAGTGGCAGAGCTTTCGGTTGCAATCGGCAGAAAGCTGGGATTCGAAGAGAACAGGCTAACAGGACTGAGGCTTTCGGCGATGATTCATGATGTGGGAAAGATACAGGTGCCCGCGGAGATACTTAACACACCAAGAAAGCTGACCAATCTGGAGTTCGATTTGATCAAGCTTCACCCGACTGCGGGACGAGAGCTTTTCAAAGATATCGAATTCCCCTGGCCTGTGGCGGACGCAATCTATCAGCATCACGAGAGACTTGACGGAAGCGGATACCCGGAAGGCATCTCCGGGGATCAGATAATATTGGAGGCCAGAATAATCGCCGTTGCCGATGTAGTTGAGGCGATCTCCTCTCACAGACCGTACAGAGCTTCGCTGGGTCTTCAAGCTGCACTCGATGAAGTTCGAAGCGGTAAAGGCAAACTCTTTGATCCCGAAGTCGTGGACGCTTGTCTGGAGGTATTCGATGAGGGCTTTTCCTTCTCGGACTGATTCTTAATAAGTGTCGGCGTTTTCGGTATTGTATCCGGTTATGTTAATATATGAGGGCTTGATGTTCTCTGCAGAAGATTCACCTGGAATAGGAAGCGCAGATTTCTTGTGGGAGATGTTAATGGTCGATTTCGCGGTAGTTTTGAGGCTTATAAGAATACGTCACTGGCTGAAGAATCTCTTTGTTTTCGCTCCACTGGTCTTTTCATCTAACCTTACTGACTCGACCTCTCTTCTGAGAGCTTTTCTGATCTTCATTGCCTTCTGTCTAATTTCGAGTAGTGTCTACATTTTCAACGACATCCGAGACCGAGAAAGCGATAGTCATCACTCAAGAAAGAAAAATCGACCTGTGGCTTCCGGTGAGATCAAATTGAGAGATGCCTGGATACTTGCAGGCATTCTGGCGACACTTGCCGTCCTGGTCGCTCTCTTTCTTCCTTATCTGGCACTGGTCTTTCTGTTGCTGTATGTTGTCGAGAATCTCTTCTATACACTGAAAGGCAAGGACATGGTCTTGATAGACGCCTTCTGCATTTCTGCCGGGTTCGTGATAAGAGTAATGGCCGGGGCGTATGCTATTGAGACAAGCCCGACTGGCTGGATAGTAGTTACGACGTTTTTCCTCTCTCTCTTCCTAGGTTTTGGAAAGAGGAGAAACGAACTGCTTACCCTGAAAGAAGAAAGCAACAACCATCGCAAAGTACTCACATTGTATGACCACAAATATCTTGACTATCTTATGATCTCAACCGCATCTATCTCGATAATCTCATACACACTTTACTGTCTCGATCCGCAGGTGATAGGGAAATTCAGCACGGATAAGCTGGTTTACACCGTGCCCTTCGTAACTTATGGAGTCTTCAGGTATCTTCTTCTCCTTTTCAGAAACGGCGAGGGTGATCCGACAGAAGTAGTGACCAGAGACAGAGGAATAGCTATAACCGTTTTACTGTGGATTGTGTCTGTAATGCTTGTGATTTACTTTCCTACCTGGATGTAAAGAGGGAGCAATGATGAATATTACCGAAGGTATAGTACTTCTAGTAGCAATAGTATTCAATGCCGTGGCAAACATCCTGCTTAAACACGGAATGCAGAACGCGCCCGACATCAACAGCGCTGGACTCCTTGGGATGCTCATCAATTCAATCACAAATATCAGCGTCTGGTTGGGGCTTTTCTCATTCGGGGTGGCCTTTATCTTCTACAGCGTAGTTCTTACGAGGATGAAACTGGGAGTGGCCTATCCAATAATGACGAGTGCCGGATTTGCAATAGTGACCGTGGTCGCAGTATTTCTCTTTGATGAAAGGCTTAGCGTAATGAAGATAGCGGGCATTGCCGTAATCGCCCTTGGCATATGGCTCGTTGCAGTGGCGAAATAATGGAGGCATTAAAATGAAGAAGACGAAAGTTGCAGTTATAAAGACGAGTCCGGAGAGAGTTCTCGACGACTATAGAAGGCTTGCAAAACTGGCCGGAATGAAAGAGGCCATGGACGGAAGCGCCACTACAATCTTGAAAGATAACATATCCTGGCACCTTCCAATGCCCGGCGCAAATAGTACGCCA
It contains:
- a CDS encoding recombinase family protein, whose translation is MKVSKKDLSFEIDEKEAKAVRKIFEMRAEGVPIMQIVRNVNLAGWKTRRGKAFTNASIDWILSNEKYKGIYSFNDRKKKGRFNYYKGEVVRVDLPELAISPATSGKEFRKCRVFRKSQNSSIS
- a CDS encoding MarR family winged helix-turn-helix transcriptional regulator; translation: MKETGKLDKLLIDVCRANFMKKRLIFSRFGLHRGQPPLLFILFERDGRTVGEISKEMGLSPATVSKMIQRMELSGFIHKRQDKSDMRVFRIYLTAKSREIEEELEKTMLDVERQTFSAFSAEERDLLERFLKKLKESLSK
- a CDS encoding ABC transporter ATP-binding protein, whose translation is MHEEKKATQPEVTMPAGPGRGGPGAGRARPVQKPKNSKQTVLRLVGYFRNEKKGLILAIAFTILATGASVFGPFLLGVAIDKYMLVGDTAGLAMISIVMAAVYISSSFFLWLQGYTMVGVAQRSIRRLRQDLFDKFQTLPVKFFDAKPHGELMSRLTNDINNISHTLSESVTQLVSSLLTLVGIVVIMFFLNPILALVAMSTVPFVLVVTGIIAKQSRKNFLAQQKALGELNGYVEERISGAKVVKAYGREESTVQEFQTINESYRRSAIMAQIFAGSFGPIMNMVNNFGYAIVAFAGGWMSVKGIVSVGLVASFIVYVGQFNRPINQIAQMFNAIQAALAGAERVFEILDEKGEKRAEETFFPQKIEGEVTLEEVDFSYDGKTRVLKDVSLTAEPGQIVALVGPTGAGKTTIVNLLTKFYDIEDGKIMIDGHDISSFDREQLRRELGIVLQDTQLFMGTIKDNIRYGRQDASDEEIIEAAKMANAHHFIMGLPEGYETVLSSSGDTISRGQRQLLAIARIMLIDPQILILDEATSNVDTRTEMHIQEAMRNLMKGRTSFVVAHRLSTIKNADRIFVIDNGRIIESGTHDELISMKGFYYSLYTTQLALPGLDVA
- a CDS encoding ABC transporter ATP-binding protein, which gives rise to MKRLFKFLKPYWIFVVLAPLAMFLEVAIDLFQPKLLEEIIDVGIMNQNLDVVVSAGTKMLIITFIGVLGGIACVIFSSLAAQNAGADIRRSVFTKVQYLSFAKLDKFGTGSLITRITDDIVQFQQFIMILLRMFVRAPMLFIGSLIMSLLISWKLSLIFLVVIPLVTYLTFAIMKRVLPLFSRVQQEMDNVNTRVRDNLLGIRVVKSFASARFESSKFEDANEKYTQIAMKAARTMVIIMPLLSLILNLGIVAVIWFGGIQVEAGGMQTGQIMAFVNYLGRMLMSMMMIGMMLVFVSRAQASAKRVAEVLEESEEEDVKAGISHDLRGPIVFENVDFSYDGGGNKILHNLNFTINQGETVAFLGDTGSGKSSLVSLLPRLYEVDSGKILLNGIDIKEISRHELRKNISMVFQEAVLFSGKIKDNISYGRPGASDEEIAKAAEVARIASFVDTLPEKHDAHLSQMATNLSGGQKQRMAIARAVAMRSPILIFDDSTSALDAKTESEVMRAIGKELDCTKIIIAQKISSVVNADRIFLLDDGKIAGSGTHKQLLKESDLYRDIYRSQFGEVGEANA
- a CDS encoding GNAT family N-acetyltransferase, producing MQHKVRFEEITEETVLDAIRLSGTLLEGQERAVASNAVSIAQAHFAKNAWFRAIYAGDEMVGFIMLDFTPDPRMKDVKHASIWRFMIGGKYQKMGYGRDAILLLIEYLKAQGYEKLFISCAVSDPSPLKLYLKLGFVDTGEWDDDEKILMRDL
- a CDS encoding MFS transporter, translating into MESDRGHYLGFIWHASFLALTMAFVEVNTVLPSMILAAGGGSFAIGLVTAISTGIPLLAQLTFAGYLMSKRMKKPYLLLGIYLRVGALFSIGFLLLSPIGGIALLVLLFSVISVFSFGGVFAGISYTHLLGQSILKQDRRGFMSYRQIAGSALSLLGGFVAKYIVGNVSYPVNYSLLFFIGGSSLLFFIGGSSLFVASLGFAGVREREVQGSEIPGFWKIMKSIPKTLKDDANLLNYIVFINLTGFGLVLIPFYVLLAKDSFGLSGSDVGSFLLFQMIGMLGAGVLWNRFLKRRGLKRLLITCATIGSSIPLIAYLLSTTSPNFYLIVFFLSGITLSARKIGFEWLLIEISSNTNRALYTGVSGALSLVTALLPLILGSVLRLLGFPVVLVISSIAIASGMYFIRKIDITDDLG